In one window of Terriglobales bacterium DNA:
- a CDS encoding PAS domain-containing protein produces MKLLANPLMLRMALVLVVSASMFVLGVWFIRRLRKEMANTGLSAPAPRTDNAPAFTVATLHGVIQQLKDKEQELRRLREQARERASLSENLSAAILTNLETGVLVFNPAGLGQFANPAAREILGYSTVSGMHPRDLFRGVSALRAGNNGAPSGMTEALQRALRDATVFRGLRADYATPKGELRKLAITIAPALGDGGQCYGAVCLLTALAQAG; encoded by the coding sequence GTGAAGCTGCTGGCGAACCCGCTCATGCTGCGCATGGCGCTGGTGCTGGTGGTGTCAGCGTCGATGTTCGTGCTGGGAGTGTGGTTCATCCGAAGGCTAAGAAAGGAAATGGCGAACACCGGGCTGAGCGCGCCCGCGCCGCGCACGGACAATGCGCCCGCGTTTACGGTAGCGACACTTCACGGCGTCATCCAGCAACTGAAAGACAAAGAGCAGGAGCTGCGGCGCTTGCGGGAACAGGCGCGAGAGCGAGCGTCGCTGAGCGAGAACCTGTCGGCGGCAATCCTGACCAACCTGGAGACGGGAGTGCTGGTATTCAATCCGGCGGGGCTGGGGCAATTTGCGAACCCGGCGGCACGGGAGATTCTGGGATATTCGACGGTGTCGGGAATGCATCCGCGCGACTTGTTTCGCGGTGTGAGCGCCTTGCGGGCCGGCAACAACGGGGCGCCCTCGGGAATGACGGAGGCGCTGCAACGCGCGCTGCGGGATGCCACCGTGTTTCGCGGATTGCGAGCAGATTACGCGACGCCCAAAGGTGAACTGCGCAAGCTGGCAATCACGATCGCGCCCGCCCTCGGCGATGGCGGCCAGTGTTATGGCGCGGTGTGCCTGCTGACGGCGCTGGCACAAGCGGGGTAA
- the secG gene encoding preprotein translocase subunit SecG yields MIVVTITVIHVIVCLFLIIVVLLQSGKSADIAAAFGGMGSQTAFGPRGAATLLSKATTWAAVIFMVTSITLSIFASRRTGGSSVLGNIKSQPAKSAPPSPAKNAPTPNPTTK; encoded by the coding sequence ATGATTGTTGTCACGATTACCGTTATACATGTCATCGTTTGCTTGTTCCTGATCATCGTGGTGCTGCTGCAGAGCGGCAAGAGCGCCGACATCGCGGCCGCTTTTGGCGGCATGGGCAGCCAGACTGCATTCGGCCCGCGCGGGGCCGCCACCCTGCTCAGCAAGGCTACGACCTGGGCAGCGGTAATTTTCATGGTCACGTCGATTACGCTGTCGATCTTCGCGTCGCGGCGGACGGGGGGCAGCTCGGTGTTGGGGAACATTAAGTCGCAGCCGGCCAAGTCGGCGCCACCCAGCCCCGCGAAGAATGCGCCGACGCCGAATCCCACGACGAAATAG
- a CDS encoding MBL fold metallo-hydrolase → MIHEILPVGPLQCNCSIIGDESTHEAMVIDPGDEIEDILRRVEQHGLTVKQIVVTHAHIDHVGGAMKLKQRTGAPILLNQNDQALLKMMDVQAAWVGMRPPGQIAIDQSVKDADRLRVGKLEANVMHTPGHTEGSICLYFPSEQKLIAGDTLFAGSIGRTDLPGGSLEKIMDSLNGQVMALPDETIVIPGHGPETTIGEERQSNPFLIG, encoded by the coding sequence ATGATCCACGAAATCCTTCCCGTTGGGCCGCTGCAGTGCAATTGTTCCATCATTGGGGACGAGAGCACGCATGAGGCGATGGTGATCGATCCGGGCGACGAGATCGAGGACATCCTGCGGCGGGTGGAACAACACGGGCTCACGGTGAAGCAGATCGTGGTGACGCACGCGCACATCGATCATGTCGGCGGGGCGATGAAGTTGAAGCAACGCACCGGCGCGCCGATTTTGCTGAACCAGAACGACCAGGCTCTGCTGAAAATGATGGACGTGCAGGCAGCCTGGGTGGGAATGAGGCCGCCGGGTCAGATCGCGATCGATCAGAGCGTGAAGGATGCGGACAGGCTGCGCGTAGGCAAGCTCGAGGCGAACGTCATGCACACGCCGGGACATACCGAGGGCAGCATCTGCCTGTACTTCCCTAGCGAGCAGAAGCTGATTGCCGGAGACACTTTGTTCGCCGGCAGCATCGGGCGAACGGACCTGCCGGGCGGGTCGCTGGAGAAGATCATGGACTCACTGAACGGGCAAGTGATGGCCCTGCCCGACGAAACGATCGTAATTCCGGGACACGGGCCGGAGACGACGATCGGCGAGGAGAGACAGAGCAACCCGTTCTTAATTGGATAA
- a CDS encoding pyridoxal phosphate-dependent aminotransferase has translation MFASRTNWPLAPNRFSVALDKHRAAGRELLDLTASNPAAIGLHFDAPAILSSLADPRALEYHPDAKGLPIARDAVAAYYRELGVSIAPDRLLLTTSTSEAYSFIFRLLCDPDDEILVPAPSYPLFQFLADIQDVRLQTYPLFYDHGWHLDMHAVTTAAGDRTRAILLVHPNNPTGSYVKPNEAKQLHALCSQRGMALVVDEVFLDFAHDGGSGFSFASQPATANPPLTFTLSGLSKIAGLPQMKVAWIAVTGPGDLARDAMARLEIIADTYLSMNAPIQLAAPFLFAQRGGFQRQLMARIRDNMNELDRQLSAQKTCARLQVEGGWYATLRVPVTRSDEDLAIHLLEQQSVLVHPGHFYDFPADGYLVISLIAPEAAFKEGVKRLLKSVMGNL, from the coding sequence GTGTTTGCCTCCCGCACGAACTGGCCGCTCGCGCCCAACCGTTTCAGCGTGGCGCTCGACAAGCACCGCGCCGCCGGCAGGGAACTGCTCGATCTCACCGCCTCCAACCCCGCGGCCATCGGTTTGCACTTTGACGCGCCCGCCATTTTGTCCTCTTTGGCGGACCCGCGCGCCCTCGAATATCATCCCGACGCCAAGGGACTGCCGATCGCTCGCGATGCCGTTGCTGCCTACTATCGCGAGCTCGGCGTCTCCATCGCTCCCGACCGCCTGCTCCTTACCACCAGCACCAGTGAAGCCTACTCGTTCATCTTTCGCCTGCTTTGCGACCCGGATGACGAAATCCTCGTGCCCGCACCCAGCTACCCGCTCTTCCAATTCCTCGCTGACATCCAGGATGTGCGCCTCCAGACCTACCCGCTTTTCTACGACCACGGCTGGCACCTCGACATGCACGCCGTCACTACCGCCGCCGGCGATCGCACCCGCGCCATCCTGCTCGTGCATCCCAATAACCCCACCGGCTCCTACGTCAAGCCCAACGAAGCGAAGCAACTGCATGCGCTGTGCTCGCAACGCGGCATGGCGCTGGTGGTTGACGAGGTCTTCCTCGACTTTGCTCATGATGGTGGTTCCGGTTTCAGCTTCGCTTCACAGCCAGCAACCGCGAACCCGCCGCTCACCTTCACCCTCAGCGGCCTCTCCAAGATTGCCGGACTACCGCAGATGAAGGTTGCCTGGATCGCCGTAACCGGCCCCGGGGATCTCGCCCGCGACGCCATGGCTCGCCTGGAGATTATTGCCGACACCTATCTCTCCATGAACGCCCCCATCCAGCTTGCTGCCCCCTTCTTATTCGCCCAACGCGGCGGCTTCCAGCGGCAATTGATGGCGAGAATTCGCGACAACATGAATGAACTGGACCGCCAACTCTCCGCGCAGAAAACCTGCGCTCGGCTGCAGGTCGAGGGCGGCTGGTACGCCACCTTGCGCGTACCCGTCACGCGCTCCGACGAAGACCTAGCCATCCACCTGCTGGAGCAGCAATCAGTCCTTGTCCATCCTGGACATTTTTATGATTTCCCCGCCGATGGCTATCTCGTCATCAGCCTGATCGCGCCCGAAGCGGCGTTTAAGGAGGGAGTGAAACGGTTGCTGAAATCCGTAATGGGTAATTTGTAA